The Curtobacterium poinsettiae DNA segment CGAACGAGTAGTTGCGGGTCTCGCCGACGACGACGTAGTCGGGAGCCGTCTCCGTCATGATGAACCCGGCCTCGTGCAGGGCGGTCGTCATGCCGGCCTCACCGATCACGAACGCCGAGCCGCCGGGCATCTGCGACTTGCAGAAGTCGGCGGTCGCGAGCGCACTCGTCCAGATCCGCTCCTCGGGCACGTGCAGGCCCGAGCTCCGCAGGCGGGCGCTGAGGTCGCGCGGCGTGAAGATCGAGTTGTTCGTCAGCACGAGGAACTCGGTGCCGTCGTCGAGCCACTGCTGGATGAGCTCCGGGGCCCCCGGGAGTGCCTGGTTCTCGTGGACGAGCACGCCGTCCATGTCGGTCAGCCAGCACTCGACGTCGTCTCGGGTCGCCATGGCCATCACCCTACTGCGCAGGGGCTCAGGCCCGGCTCGTGGGCGGCTCGTGGCCTGCTCGTGGCCGGCTCGGAAAGGGCCGGGAGGCCCGGGGCGGCTCTTGCGCGCTGCTCCGAGACCCGAGAAGGTCGAGACACCGAACCGCGGTCGGCTTTTGCTCTACGCTTTTCGGGACACGTACCGAATCAAGGAGGCCCCCTCGTGCTCGTCGAACCCGGAACCCCGTCCGCCGCGCCCCGACCCGCCACGGTGTCGGAGACGGAGCTCGAGGTGACGCCGCGACGACGCCGAGGCCGCCCGAACGTGCTGTCCCGCGAGCAGGTGATCGACGCCGCCACGACGATCGCGAACGAGGACGGCCTCGACCGCCTGTCCTTCCGGGCGCTGGGCGTGCGGCTCGGGGTCGCCCCGATGACCGTGCACCGGACGATCGGCGGCCTGGACGACCTGCACGCCGAGCTCGTCCGCCGCACCGTCGACGAGTTCACCGCCACCTTCGTCTGGCCGGACGAGTGGCACGCCGTCGTCCGCACGTTCGCCACGACGTTCCGTGACCTGATGCGGACCCATCCGCTCGTGCTCGAGTCGCACAGCCAGCGCGCCCCGCTCGCCTCGACCGAGTCCGACGCCGTCGTGGCGAAGGTCGTCGGTGCTCTGCAGGACGCCGGGCTGCCGCCGGCCGAGGCGATGTACACCTTCTTCGTCGTGTACGACTTCGTGGTCGGGCACGCCGGGGTGCAGGTCGGACGTGGCGACTCCGAGGCCGGCCGACCCGAGCGGCACCGGTTGGTGGGCGAGATCCTCGGCGAGCACTCCTACGACGACCGGTTCGCGCTCGGCCTCGACATCCTGATCGCCGGCATCGAGTCGCGCATCGCCCACGGGGTCCGCACCGCCTGACGCAGCGCCCGGCCGTACGCTGGTCGGGTGACCACTGCGCCCGAACCGTCGCACGAGCTGACGACCAACGGGGTGGGGCCGCACCCGGAACCCTGGCCGGACGACCCGAGGCTCGACCCGGAGCTGCTGGCCGCCGGGGACTCCCGGAACGTGCTCGACCGCTATCGGTACTGGTCGATGGACGCGATCGTCGCCGAGCTCGACACCCGACGACACGCGTTCGACGTGGCGATCGAGAACTGGCAGCACGACCTGAACATCGGCTCGATCGTCCGGAGCGCCAACGCGTTCCTGGCCGGCACCGTGCACATCATCGGGCGACGCCGGTGGAACAAGCGCGGGGCGATGGTCACCGACCGCTACCAGCACGTCCGCTACCACCCCGACGTCGAGGCGTTCCTCGCCGCGATGGCCGAGGAGCAGCGTCCCGTCGTCGCCATCGACAACACCCCCGGTGCCGAGCGCATCGAGACCGCGACGATCCCGGAGCGCTGCGTGTTCCTGTTCGGGCAGGAGGGCCCCGGGCTGACCGAGCAGGCGGTCGCCGGTGCCGGCGCACACCTCGAGATCACGCAGTTCGGGTCGACGCGGAGCATCAACGCCTCGGCCGCCGCGGCGATCGTCATGCACTCGTGGATCGTGCAGCACGCGGAGCCGCCCGGCACGACTTCGTGAGCAGAAACGGTCGGGTACGGGCCCTGGACCCGACCATTCCTGCTCACGAAGCGGGCGGGTCGGAGGTGGGACGGGCCTCCCGTCCGGGGTGCCGTCAGCGCGTGGCGGTGGTGCGTCGCGCGACCAGGCGGGGTTCGACGAGGAGTTCCGAGGCGGCCATCCGTGGATCGGCGATGCGGGCCAGCAGGCGCTCCCCGGCGCCACGGCCGATCTCGACACTGCGGTCGTCGATGCTCGTCAGGCCGACGTACCGCATCGCCGCCACCGGGGTGTCGTCGTAGCCGATGACGGAGACGTCCTCGGGGACGCGCAACCCGCGTTCGGCGAGTTCGGACAGGGCGCCGAGGGCCATCACGTCGTTCGCGGCGAAGACGGCGGTGACGTCCGGGTGCTCGTCGAGGAGCATGCCGAGGGCGCGGGAACCGGCCTCTTCGGTGGGTTCGCCGGGCAGCACCGTCGTGACGACGGACGCACGTGTCGCCGCGGCCTGCTCGAACCCGGACCGGCGTTCGGACGAGGCCGCCGAGCTCGCACCGACGAACCCGAGGCGGGTGTGGCCGAGGTCGAGCAGGTGGTGCGCCGCGATGCCGCCACCGGCGTGGTCGTCGTTCGCCACGGTGTCGGCGCGGGGGATCGCGACGCGGCCGCCGGCGATGACGAGCGGCATCGAGGCGGGGATCGCGAGGTCGGTGGTGGGTTCGCCGGCGATCACGATGCCCTCGACGCGCATCGACAGGAAGCCCTCGACCGGAGAGGCATCGAGCCCCGTGTTGAGGAACCGGTCGGCCACCACGAGCCGGTGCCCCTGGTCCTGCAGGCTCTCGCGCAGGCCGGTGAGCAGGTCGACGAACCACTGGTTCCGGAAGTCGTCGAGCACCACGCCGATGGTGCGGCTGCGCGTGCCGGCGAGGGAGACGGCCGCGGTCGAGGGGCGGTAGTCGAGCTCCTGGATGGCCTTGAGCACGGCTGCCCGGCGCTGGTCGCTGACCCGGGGGGAGCGCTGCAGCACGAGGGAGACGAGGGACTTCGAGACCCCGGCGCGTGCGGCGACGTCGTAGATGGTCGCGGGCTTGCCGTCTCCCATGATGCGCTTCGACCTCCGTTGGCTCGTGCGTCGATCGTAGCGGTTGACGTGACATGGGCCGGGCGGTGTCGTGGGCGGTGGCGGCGGGTCGCGGTGGGGGTTTCGCTTCGTGAGCAGAAATGGTCGGGTGCGGGGCGGCGACCCGACCATTTCTGCTCACGATCTGCGCGTGCCTGGTCCTCCACGCGGGAGGCCCGGGGCGCGTTGTGCACAGAAGTCGCGTTCGGCGCGCGGGCGGCGGGCGCGGGGCGCGAACGTGGTGGTCATGCGAGCACGACCACTTCCGACACCGCTGCGCGGGCGCACGTTCGACGTCGGTGCCGCCGACCGCGCGGGCGTCTCCCGACAACGTCTCCGACGGCGTGACCTGATCCGGCCGACCCGGTCGATCCGATGGGAACGTGACCGTCCGCCCGATCCGGTTCACCGGATCCGGGCGTTCCGGCCGGTCTTGGTTCCCGGGCAGTTCATCAGTCACGTCTCGGCGGCGGTCCTCTGGCAGCTGCCGGTCCCGTTCGCTGACGACGGACCGGTGCACGTCACGAGTCCCGTGCCGATCGCACAACCGCGACGCCGCGGGGTCGTCGGGCACCGCATCACACCGGACCGTGCCCGGGTGACGGAGCGGTGGGGGATGCCGACGAGCACGCCCGCGGCGCTGTGGGTGGATTGCGGCGCCGTGCTCTCGGTCGACCAGCTCGTCGTACTCGGGGACGCCATCGTCACGGAACGACGGTGTGGGACGACGATCGACGACCTCGCTGCCGCCGTCGCCCTGGCCGGCGCACGATCGGGTGTCCGACGACTGCGGGTCGCGCTCGAGCTCGTGCGGGTGGGTGCTGGCTCGCCCCAGGAGACCCGGGCACGACTGGCGATCGTCCGCGCGGGGCTGCCCGAGCCCGACCTGCAGGTCGACGTGCTCGACGAAGTCGGTCGGTTCGTCGGCCGCGTCGACATGGCCTACCCGGAGCGGCGCATCGTCATCGAGTACGAGGGCGACCACCATCGGACCGACGCCGAGCAGTGGAGCCGTGACCTCCGCCGCTACCGCGAGATGGAACGACTCGGCTGGGCGGTCGTCCGGTGGACGAAGTCCGACCTCGACACCCCGGCGTTCGGCGCGGTCGTACAGCTGAGGTCGCTGCTCGCGCGCCGGGGGTAGCGTCCGCGGCATGGCGACGCTGCTCATCACCGGAGCCGCGGGTCGCATCGGGAGCGCCCTGCGTCCTCGCCTGCGGTCCGCGGGACACGACCTCGTGCTGCTCGACGAACAGCAGCCCCACGATCCGATCGGCGCCGGGGAACGGTTCGTGCCCGGTTCGGTGAACGACCCGGCAGCGCTGGACGATGCGCTCGCCGGGGTCGACACCGTGGTCCACCTGGCGGGCATCCCGACCGAGGCCGCTTGGGACGATCTGATCGCGGCGAACCTGACCGGCACGAAGAACGTGCTCGAACGGGCGGCCGCCGCCGGCGTGCTCCGGGTCGTGCAGGCCAGTTCGATCCACGCAGTGGGGCTGGTGCCCGAACCCCTCGACCAGCCTGGGAGCGTGACCGGCGACCGGCTGCCCCGTCCGGACACGTACTACGGCGTGACGAAGGCGGCCATGGAACTGCTCGGCAGCCTGTTCGTCGATCGGTACGAGATGTCGATCGTGTCCGCGCGCATCGGTGCGTTCGGTGCGCTGCCGCCGACGACCCGGGCGCTGCTCATGTGGACCTCGCCCGACGACCTGACGCGCCTGGTGCTCGCGACCGTGGCGCTCCGTGACCCCGGGCACCACGTGGTCTGGGCCCTGTCGCGGAACACCGGGTCGCCGGCTGACCTGTCCGCCGGGGAGCGCATCGGGTTCCACCCCCTCGACGACGCCTCCGCGGTGCTCGATGCAGACGCCCGTGCTGCCCTGCCGACCGACGACCTGCGCACCCTCGGCGGCGGGATGGTGCACCAGCCGCTCGGCGAACGTCCTTCGTGAGCAGAAGAGGTCGGGTGACCTGATGTCACCCGACCTCTTCTGCTCACGAAGCGCCCCGCGCCCCGGCGCCGCGCCCGGCGCCCCGCTACCCGATCAGGCTCGGGCGCAGGTCGCGCAGCGTGCGGGAGCGGGTCTGCCGCGCCGTGACCACGAAGGACACCAGGAGCGCCCCGAGCAGCCAGCAGAGCAGCACGCCCGCGTCCGACCACGCGGTGCCGAGGTTCCCGCCGTACATCGTCTGCCGGATCGCGTCGACCGAGTACGTCATCGGCAGCGCGAAGTGCAGCGCCGCCAACGGCCCCGGCAGCGTCTGCCACGGGAACGTCCCGCCGGCGGTGACGAGCTGCACGAGCATGAGCACCAGGCCGAGGAACTGCCCCACCGATCCGAGCAGCACGTTGAGCGCCATGATGATCGCCGCGAAGGTCGCCGAGGCCAGCACCATGATCCCGATCGTGCCGCCGACGTGCACCACGTTCAGGTCGAGGGCGAAGCGCACGATGAAGAACAGCGCCACCATCTGCACCAGGCCGAGGAGCGCCGGGGTCAGCCAGCCGCCGAACACCACCGCGAGGGGCTTCCGCACCGCCGTGATCGCACGCTTGGAGATCGGCTTGAGGATGAGGAACAGCGCGTACATGCCGATCCAGGCCGCGAGCGAGATGAAGAACGGTGCGAGGCCGGCGCCGTAGTTCGACGCCGCGGCAACGTTGTCGTCGCCGACCTTGACCGGGTCGGAGATCACCGAGGCCTGCGATTCGCGCTCGGAGGCGTTCGAGGCTGGGATCTTCGTGCGGCCCTCGTCGAGCGACGACGCGAGCTTCGACGAGCCGGTCTTGAGCTCGTCGAGGCCCGATGCGAGCGACGTGGCGCCCTTGTCGGCGGACGCCGCGCCGGTGGCGAGCGACGATGCGCCCGACGACAGGGTCGGAGCGGCCGAGGCCAGCGTCGACGTGCCGTCTGCTACCTTCGCGGCACCCGCGGAGAGCACGGACGCGCCAGTCGCCGCCGACGAGATGCCCGAGGTCAACGTCGGTGCCGCGGCAGCCAGCTTCGACGTCCCGGCGGCGAGCGTGTCGGAGCCGTCGGAGAGCTGCTGGATGCCACTGGTCAGCGCCGGAGCCTGCTCGGCGAGCTGCGATGCCCCCGCGGACACCTGCGCGCTGCCGGTCTTGAGCTTCTGCAGGTTGCCGGACAGGTCGCCGGCACCGGCACCGAGCTCGGTGCTGCCGGCCTGCAGGCGGTCGAGCCCGGCGAGCAGCTGGGTCTTCTGTTCCGCGGTGAGCACCGTGGAGGCCTGGACGACGGGCTTCAGTGACGCGACGAGTTCCGGCGACTGCGCCGAGAGCTGCTGGACGCCCGCGATGAACGGTGCGGCCTCGTCGGCCAGCGTGGCATTCCCGGTGGCGACCTGCGACGCACCACTGGACAGGCGCGCAGAGTCGGAGGGGAGCGAAGCCGTCTGGTCACGGAGCTGGTGCAGCCCGGACTGCAGCTGCTGCGCCCCAGTGTCCAACTGCTGCGTCTGCGACGGCAGCGCCGCCGTCTGCTGCTGCGCGCTGGCCAGCCCGGACGCCAGGGTCGACGCCCCCGACGCCACCTGCTGCGCCCCGCTGTTGAGCTGCTGGGTCTGCGACGGCAGG contains these protein-coding regions:
- a CDS encoding TetR/AcrR family transcriptional regulator → MLVEPGTPSAAPRPATVSETELEVTPRRRRGRPNVLSREQVIDAATTIANEDGLDRLSFRALGVRLGVAPMTVHRTIGGLDDLHAELVRRTVDEFTATFVWPDEWHAVVRTFATTFRDLMRTHPLVLESHSQRAPLASTESDAVVAKVVGALQDAGLPPAEAMYTFFVVYDFVVGHAGVQVGRGDSEAGRPERHRLVGEILGEHSYDDRFALGLDILIAGIESRIAHGVRTA
- a CDS encoding TrmH family RNA methyltransferase, with translation MTTAPEPSHELTTNGVGPHPEPWPDDPRLDPELLAAGDSRNVLDRYRYWSMDAIVAELDTRRHAFDVAIENWQHDLNIGSIVRSANAFLAGTVHIIGRRRWNKRGAMVTDRYQHVRYHPDVEAFLAAMAEEQRPVVAIDNTPGAERIETATIPERCVFLFGQEGPGLTEQAVAGAGAHLEITQFGSTRSINASAAAAIVMHSWIVQHAEPPGTTS
- a CDS encoding LacI family DNA-binding transcriptional regulator — encoded protein: MGDGKPATIYDVAARAGVSKSLVSLVLQRSPRVSDQRRAAVLKAIQELDYRPSTAAVSLAGTRSRTIGVVLDDFRNQWFVDLLTGLRESLQDQGHRLVVADRFLNTGLDASPVEGFLSMRVEGIVIAGEPTTDLAIPASMPLVIAGGRVAIPRADTVANDDHAGGGIAAHHLLDLGHTRLGFVGASSAASSERRSGFEQAAATRASVVTTVLPGEPTEEAGSRALGMLLDEHPDVTAVFAANDVMALGALSELAERGLRVPEDVSVIGYDDTPVAAMRYVGLTSIDDRSVEIGRGAGERLLARIADPRMAASELLVEPRLVARRTTATR
- a CDS encoding endonuclease domain-containing protein encodes the protein MPIAQPRRRGVVGHRITPDRARVTERWGMPTSTPAALWVDCGAVLSVDQLVVLGDAIVTERRCGTTIDDLAAAVALAGARSGVRRLRVALELVRVGAGSPQETRARLAIVRAGLPEPDLQVDVLDEVGRFVGRVDMAYPERRIVIEYEGDHHRTDAEQWSRDLRRYREMERLGWAVVRWTKSDLDTPAFGAVVQLRSLLARRG
- a CDS encoding NAD-dependent epimerase/dehydratase family protein gives rise to the protein MATLLITGAAGRIGSALRPRLRSAGHDLVLLDEQQPHDPIGAGERFVPGSVNDPAALDDALAGVDTVVHLAGIPTEAAWDDLIAANLTGTKNVLERAAAAGVLRVVQASSIHAVGLVPEPLDQPGSVTGDRLPRPDTYYGVTKAAMELLGSLFVDRYEMSIVSARIGAFGALPPTTRALLMWTSPDDLTRLVLATVALRDPGHHVVWALSRNTGSPADLSAGERIGFHPLDDASAVLDADARAALPTDDLRTLGGGMVHQPLGERPS
- a CDS encoding YhgE/Pip domain-containing protein; this encodes MTTTSLVRAELARLTATPLARLAFIALMIVPLLYGGAYLWANRDPYAKLDQIPAAIVNLDAGATLDGEHVDYGKDVTKEAIDGADFKWTKTSAADARSGVRNGTYDFVVTIPHDFSEHLVSAQSDDPTQAKLVMTTADTNSYLASTIAEQAGKTMRTAVAERVGKQAAKTLLVGLADVRDSLGDAVDGADELASGTAKADSGAHQLADGTGKLSSGAAELASGTADLPSQTQQLNSGAQQVASGASTLASGLASAQQQTAALPSQTQQLDTGAQQLQSGLHQLRDQTASLPSDSARLSSGASQVATGNATLADEAAPFIAGVQQLSAQSPELVASLKPVVQASTVLTAEQKTQLLAGLDRLQAGSTELGAGAGDLSGNLQKLKTGSAQVSAGASQLAEQAPALTSGIQQLSDGSDTLAAGTSKLAAAAPTLTSGISSAATGASVLSAGAAKVADGTSTLASAAPTLSSGASSLATGAASADKGATSLASGLDELKTGSSKLASSLDEGRTKIPASNASERESQASVISDPVKVGDDNVAAASNYGAGLAPFFISLAAWIGMYALFLILKPISKRAITAVRKPLAVVFGGWLTPALLGLVQMVALFFIVRFALDLNVVHVGGTIGIMVLASATFAAIIMALNVLLGSVGQFLGLVLMLVQLVTAGGTFPWQTLPGPLAALHFALPMTYSVDAIRQTMYGGNLGTAWSDAGVLLCWLLGALLVSFVVTARQTRSRTLRDLRPSLIG